In one Parageobacillus genomosp. 1 genomic region, the following are encoded:
- a CDS encoding alanine/glycine:cation symporter family protein, giving the protein MEKFVEWLNGIIWSPALVVLCLATGLFYSLLTRFLQVRHMKEMIKQMFQGKSSEAGISSFQALSLALSGRVGTGNIAGVATAIAFGGPGAVFWMWLIAFIGAGSAFVEAALAQVYKTKQDGQFRGGPAYYIEKGLNMKWYAVLFAVVTVLATGVLLPGVQANSIAEGIKNAFGVSPTVTGIGIVILLGVIIFGGVKRIARAAEWIVPFMALGYILMALFIVFANISELPRVLGLIFRSAFGMDAAFGGILGAAISWGVKRGIYSNEAGQGTAPHAAAAAEVSHPAKQGLVQAFSVYVDTWFVCSATAFMILITGMYNVTPEGKAPIVQKLGDVEPGPIFTQKAVETVFPGFGAPFVAIALFFFAFTTIMAYYYMAETNIAYMARLLKLNKANWLQFALKIAMLAVVFYGCVKTAKLAWTLGDIGVGSMAWLNLIAILLLTKPALKVLKDYEQQKKAGKDPVFDPVKLGITGADFWEKEYPTSHAKAVNED; this is encoded by the coding sequence GTGGAGAAATTTGTAGAGTGGTTAAACGGGATTATTTGGAGCCCGGCATTAGTTGTTCTTTGTTTAGCAACAGGTCTCTTTTATTCATTGCTTACTCGCTTTTTACAAGTGAGGCACATGAAAGAAATGATCAAGCAAATGTTCCAGGGCAAAAGCTCAGAGGCAGGAATTTCCTCTTTCCAAGCGCTGTCGCTTGCATTGTCCGGACGGGTAGGGACAGGGAATATCGCCGGTGTCGCAACGGCGATTGCATTTGGAGGGCCTGGAGCCGTCTTTTGGATGTGGCTCATCGCGTTTATAGGGGCAGGCTCCGCGTTTGTCGAAGCGGCGCTTGCGCAAGTGTATAAAACGAAACAAGATGGCCAGTTTCGCGGTGGTCCAGCCTATTACATTGAAAAAGGCTTGAATATGAAATGGTATGCAGTCTTATTTGCGGTTGTGACGGTGCTGGCGACCGGCGTACTGCTTCCAGGCGTGCAGGCCAACAGCATTGCCGAAGGGATTAAAAATGCTTTTGGGGTCAGCCCGACGGTTACGGGAATTGGCATTGTTATTCTTTTAGGTGTTATCATTTTTGGCGGCGTCAAACGGATTGCACGTGCAGCTGAATGGATTGTCCCGTTTATGGCGCTAGGGTATATTTTAATGGCCTTATTTATCGTTTTTGCCAATATTTCTGAACTGCCGCGTGTACTTGGTTTAATTTTCCGCAGCGCCTTTGGCATGGACGCAGCGTTTGGCGGCATTCTTGGCGCGGCGATTTCCTGGGGTGTGAAACGCGGCATTTATTCCAATGAAGCGGGACAAGGGACGGCGCCGCATGCGGCCGCAGCAGCTGAAGTGTCGCATCCGGCGAAACAAGGCTTAGTTCAAGCATTTTCCGTCTACGTCGATACATGGTTTGTATGTTCGGCGACGGCATTCATGATTTTGATCACTGGCATGTATAATGTCACGCCGGAAGGAAAAGCGCCAATTGTGCAAAAACTTGGGGATGTGGAGCCAGGGCCTATTTTTACGCAAAAAGCGGTGGAAACGGTATTTCCAGGCTTTGGCGCGCCGTTTGTCGCGATTGCTTTATTCTTCTTTGCGTTTACGACGATTATGGCCTACTACTATATGGCAGAAACGAACATCGCGTATATGGCCCGCCTATTGAAGTTAAATAAGGCAAACTGGCTTCAATTTGCATTAAAAATTGCGATGTTAGCAGTTGTATTTTACGGATGCGTGAAAACGGCGAAACTTGCTTGGACGCTGGGCGATATCGGTGTCGGAAGCATGGCTTGGCTCAATTTGATTGCGATTCTTTTATTGACGAAACCAGCGTTAAAAGTTCTGAAGGACTATGAACAACAGAAAAAAGCCGGAAAAGATCCGGTCTTTGATCCAGTAAAACTAGGTATTACGGGTGCTGACTTTTGGGAAAAAGAATATCCAACCTCTCACGCAAAAGCAGTAAACGAAGATTAA